Proteins encoded together in one Planctomyces sp. SH-PL14 window:
- a CDS encoding SPFH domain-containing protein gives MSTASGAPSTNYRDMPDEKQGQLELFLVIFFSVIFPPILLFGFFVVNPREEIVVLRFGKFVTTLKTQGIRWIHPVGRALHRISTRDTTHEIPKTTVVEKNGNPIEISAVVLYRVEDTYRAALHVDDYKRFVHDQAGAVIKRVSALFPYESVDETVPCLKKESPAVTAEFIRELQEAVNPAGIQVLGVRMNDLTYAPEIAQAMLMRQQAMALIDARKTIVEGAVHIVRDAVSQLQAEGLELSTESREQLVSNLLVVICGGERPQPVVQVQSSKRQG, from the coding sequence ATGTCGACCGCGTCAGGGGCTCCGAGTACGAACTACAGGGACATGCCGGACGAGAAGCAGGGGCAGCTGGAGCTGTTTCTGGTGATCTTCTTCTCCGTGATCTTCCCGCCGATCCTGCTGTTCGGGTTCTTTGTGGTGAATCCGCGGGAGGAGATTGTCGTCCTCCGGTTCGGGAAGTTCGTGACGACGCTGAAGACGCAGGGGATCCGGTGGATTCATCCGGTGGGTCGGGCGCTGCATCGGATCTCGACGCGGGACACGACGCATGAGATTCCTAAGACGACCGTCGTTGAGAAGAACGGGAACCCGATCGAGATCAGTGCCGTGGTTCTCTACCGCGTGGAGGACACCTATCGGGCGGCGCTGCATGTCGATGACTACAAGCGGTTCGTTCACGACCAGGCGGGGGCGGTGATCAAGCGGGTGAGTGCGCTGTTTCCGTATGAGTCGGTGGATGAGACGGTGCCGTGTCTCAAGAAGGAGAGTCCGGCGGTGACGGCGGAGTTCATCCGGGAGCTGCAGGAGGCGGTGAATCCGGCGGGGATTCAGGTTCTGGGGGTGCGGATGAACGACCTGACGTATGCGCCGGAGATTGCCCAGGCGATGTTGATGCGGCAGCAGGCGATGGCGCTGATTGATGCCCGGAAGACGATTGTGGAGGGGGCGGTTCACATTGTTCGTGATGCGGTCAGTCAGCTGCAGGCGGAGGGGTTGGAGCTCTCGACGGAGTCGCGGGAGCAGCTGGTGTCGAATCTGTTGGTGGTGATTTGTGGTGGCGAGCGTCCGCAGCCGGTGGTTCAGGTGCAGTCGAGCAAGCGCCAGGGCTAA
- the ispH gene encoding 4-hydroxy-3-methylbut-2-enyl diphosphate reductase, which translates to MRVLLASPRGFCAGVNMAIECLEECIRIFGTNIYVYHEIVHNKYVVDRFSSQGVKFVNEVDEVPEGAVLLYSAHGVSPVVRQAARARKLRTVDATCPLVTKVHLEAIKYAEEGYNILLIGHEGHDEVIGTMGEAPESITLVESPEDVDRLEFAPGAKLAYLTQTTLSVEEASAVITRLEQRFPQIEHPPKEDICYATTNRQFAVRSLIPDCDVLLVLGSQNSSNSRRLMEIGQSLGKSAHLIDGRHELRPEWFDGAERVLVTAGASAPQVVVEECLDYLRETFGADVVEEVTREEHVNFPLPRELRQMARVQLQ; encoded by the coding sequence ATGCGCGTCCTGTTGGCAAGCCCCCGCGGCTTCTGCGCCGGGGTCAACATGGCCATCGAATGCCTCGAAGAATGCATCCGCATCTTCGGAACCAACATCTACGTCTACCACGAGATCGTTCACAACAAATACGTCGTCGACCGCTTCTCCTCCCAGGGGGTCAAGTTCGTCAACGAAGTCGATGAAGTCCCCGAAGGGGCCGTCCTCCTCTACTCCGCCCACGGCGTCTCGCCCGTCGTCCGCCAGGCCGCCCGCGCCCGCAAGCTCCGGACCGTCGACGCCACCTGCCCCCTCGTCACCAAGGTCCACCTCGAAGCGATCAAGTACGCCGAGGAGGGCTACAACATCCTCCTCATCGGCCACGAGGGGCACGACGAAGTCATCGGGACCATGGGCGAAGCCCCCGAGAGCATCACCCTGGTCGAAAGCCCCGAGGACGTCGACCGCCTGGAGTTCGCCCCGGGCGCCAAGCTCGCATACCTGACCCAGACCACGCTCAGCGTCGAAGAAGCGAGCGCCGTCATCACCCGCCTGGAACAGCGGTTCCCGCAGATCGAGCACCCTCCCAAGGAAGACATCTGCTACGCGACGACGAACCGCCAGTTCGCCGTCCGCTCGCTCATTCCCGACTGCGACGTGCTGCTCGTCCTGGGAAGCCAGAACAGCTCGAACAGTCGCCGGCTGATGGAGATCGGCCAGTCGCTTGGTAAATCGGCCCATCTCATTGATGGACGGCACGAGCTTCGTCCGGAGTGGTTCGACGGCGCGGAGAGGGTGCTCGTCACCGCCGGCGCGAGTGCTCCGCAGGTCGTCGTCGAGGAGTGCCTGGACTACCTCCGGGAGACGTTCGGTGCCGACGTTGTGGAAGAGGTGACTCGCGAGGAGCACGTCAATTTTCCGCTCCCGCGGGAGCTCCGTCAGATGGCCCGCGTTCAGCTGCAGTAG